A single region of the Rhizobium sp. NLR16a genome encodes:
- a CDS encoding BA14K family protein produces MRKLAIVTLALIVGAPGVTPAQAFPAINPPRIEAQQQIEQVQWRGHGGHWGGGYHGGGYHGHHHHNGSGWGWALGGLAVGTIIGGALAQPYYGSYYGSPYGYYGSPYRYYGSPYGYYRRPFGYYGGYYGRPYRAYASSAYYGGGGSHESWCYARYRSYRAYDNTFQPYSGPRRQCIGPY; encoded by the coding sequence ATGAGAAAGCTGGCAATCGTCACGTTGGCCTTGATCGTGGGTGCCCCCGGCGTCACGCCGGCTCAGGCGTTTCCGGCTATCAACCCACCCAGGATCGAAGCACAGCAGCAAATCGAGCAAGTGCAGTGGCGTGGCCACGGCGGTCATTGGGGTGGCGGTTATCATGGAGGCGGGTATCACGGCCATCATCACCACAATGGATCGGGCTGGGGCTGGGCCTTGGGCGGTCTGGCCGTTGGCACCATCATTGGCGGCGCGTTGGCGCAGCCCTATTACGGCTCGTACTACGGTTCACCCTACGGCTATTACGGTTCGCCTTACCGCTATTATGGCTCGCCCTACGGCTACTACCGCCGGCCTTTCGGGTATTACGGCGGCTATTATGGCCGGCCCTATCGGGCCTATGCGTCGTCTGCCTACTATGGAGGGGGCGGCAGCCACGAGAGCTGGTGCTATGCCCGGTATCGTTCGTACAGAGCGTATGACAATACCTTCCAGCCCTATTCTGGCCCCCGTCGTCAGTGCATTGGTCCCTATTGA
- a CDS encoding MFS transporter — MSISATTPDKAIPRALSPWLTFLFAAACGLVAANLYYGQPLAGPISADLGFSPAATGLIVTLTQIGYGLGLLLIVPLGDLTENRRLVLLLIAVSAVALIGAALSTTPAMFLTASLSIGLASVAVQVLVPFAANMAPDATRGQVVGNVMSGLLCGIMLARPFASFVAEASSWHMVYYVTAALMLVLAIVLRANLPVRVPKTRLGYGELLASMAHLALTSRVLQRRALYQAGMFGAFSLFWTTTPLLLASPAFGLTQNGIALFALAGAAGAVASPIAGRLADRGMTRIASTIAMLLGMASFLISHFASDGSLAALILLTVAAIMLDFGVTTNLVCGQRAIYGLNPEHRSRLNGLFMATFFGGGALGSALGGWAYATGGWTMTSWIGFAFPALAFLLFLTEGRGNKA, encoded by the coding sequence ATGAGCATTTCAGCCACTACGCCGGATAAAGCCATTCCACGCGCACTATCCCCCTGGCTCACCTTCCTTTTCGCCGCCGCCTGCGGGCTGGTCGCCGCCAATCTCTATTACGGCCAGCCGCTTGCCGGCCCGATCAGTGCCGATCTCGGCTTCTCCCCTGCCGCAACCGGCCTGATCGTCACGCTGACGCAGATCGGCTACGGCCTCGGCCTGCTGCTGATCGTGCCACTCGGCGACCTCACGGAAAACCGCCGGCTGGTGCTGCTGCTGATCGCCGTCTCTGCCGTGGCACTGATCGGCGCCGCCCTGTCGACGACGCCTGCGATGTTTCTCACCGCCTCGCTCTCCATTGGCCTCGCCTCCGTCGCCGTCCAGGTGCTCGTACCCTTTGCCGCGAACATGGCGCCGGATGCCACACGCGGCCAGGTCGTCGGCAATGTCATGAGCGGCCTGCTCTGCGGCATCATGTTGGCGCGGCCCTTCGCGAGCTTCGTCGCCGAGGCCTCCTCCTGGCACATGGTCTATTACGTCACGGCAGCGTTGATGCTCGTGCTCGCCATCGTGCTGCGCGCCAACCTGCCGGTCCGTGTGCCGAAGACGAGGCTCGGCTATGGCGAACTGCTGGCCTCCATGGCCCATCTGGCCCTGACCTCGCGGGTGCTGCAGCGCCGCGCCCTTTACCAGGCCGGCATGTTCGGCGCCTTCAGCCTGTTCTGGACGACGACGCCGCTGCTGCTCGCGAGCCCGGCTTTTGGCTTGACGCAGAACGGCATCGCCCTCTTTGCGCTTGCCGGTGCCGCCGGCGCCGTCGCCTCGCCAATCGCCGGCCGCCTTGCCGACCGCGGCATGACCAGAATCGCCTCGACGATTGCCATGCTGCTCGGCATGGCCTCCTTCCTGATCAGCCACTTCGCAAGCGACGGTTCGCTCGCCGCCCTGATCCTTCTCACCGTTGCCGCGATCATGCTCGATTTCGGCGTCACGACCAATCTCGTCTGCGGCCAGCGCGCCATTTACGGCCTTAACCCGGAACATCGCAGCCGACTGAACGGCCTCTTCATGGCCACCTTCTTTGGCGGCGGCGCGCTCGGCTCGGCGCTCGGCGGCTGGGCCTATGCGACCGGCGGCTGGACGATGACGTCGTGGATCGGCTTCGCCTTCCCTGCGCTGGCCTTCCTGCTGTTCCTGACGGAAGGGCGTGGCAACAAAGCCTAG
- a CDS encoding LysE family transporter gives MDLSERPAQRPADHSAGDDAGGGVGCFLGQVTTVLAGAIQVSLLILGVASLLQASPLAFDILRWAGAAYLAWLGANLIAEQADTAPAQGRRRGPSRLRQRFARARSTISPIRRRSSFSLPSFRNSSILRVPGRWRFSFLFSGR, from the coding sequence GTGGATTTATCTGAGCGGCCAGCACAGCGCCCGGCTGATCACTCAGCGGGAGACGATGCGGGAGGAGGGGTAGGCTGCTTCTTGGGGCAAGTCACAACCGTCCTTGCCGGGGCCATCCAGGTCTCGTTGCTGATCCTGGGCGTTGCCTCGCTGCTTCAAGCCTCGCCGCTTGCTTTCGACATTCTGCGCTGGGCGGGAGCCGCCTATTTGGCCTGGCTGGGCGCCAACCTTATTGCGGAGCAGGCCGACACGGCGCCGGCGCAAGGGCGGCGGCGCGGTCCGTCTCGACTGCGGCAGCGCTTCGCGAGGGCACGATCAACAATCTCACCAATCCGAAGGCGCTCGTCTTTCTCTTTGCCTTCCTTCCGCAATTCGTCAATCCTGAGAGTTCCTGGCCGGTGGCGGTTCAGCTTCTTGTTTTCGGGGCGGTGA
- a CDS encoding helix-turn-helix domain-containing protein has translation MSGEVLSLKNRMPEMRREIDLAGLDFSNCPVRDMMQHIGGKWSTLLLEILAARPCRFGELRRMLPDISQRMLTQTLRDLQRDGYVNREVFPTKPPSVEYSMTDLGRSLYQPLSQLLNWAEANHEAVRDARLRFDSAES, from the coding sequence ATGAGCGGCGAGGTCCTCAGTTTGAAGAACAGGATGCCGGAGATGCGGCGCGAGATCGATCTCGCTGGTCTCGATTTTTCCAACTGCCCAGTCAGGGACATGATGCAGCATATCGGCGGCAAATGGTCGACGTTGCTGCTTGAGATATTGGCGGCTCGGCCTTGCCGGTTTGGCGAGTTGCGGCGGATGCTCCCCGATATCTCACAGCGCATGCTGACGCAGACGCTGCGCGACCTGCAGAGGGACGGTTATGTCAATCGCGAAGTCTTCCCCACCAAGCCGCCGAGCGTCGAATATTCGATGACCGATCTCGGCCGTTCGCTCTACCAGCCGCTGTCGCAGCTCTTGAATTGGGCGGAAGCGAACCACGAAGCGGTTCGTGACGCTCGCTTGCGCTTCGATTCTGCAGAGAGCTAA
- a CDS encoding LysE family transporter: protein MNNLTNPKALVFLFAFLPQFVNPESSWPVAVQLLVFGAVTKLSNFVILSSVAFGASTLGGWLSRRPMPIVWQERFAGIMMVLLGLRLAFSGDARVAR from the coding sequence ATCAACAATCTCACCAATCCGAAGGCGCTCGTCTTTCTCTTTGCCTTCCTTCCGCAATTCGTCAATCCTGAGAGTTCCTGGCCGGTGGCGGTTCAGCTTCTTGTTTTCGGGGCGGTGACGAAACTTTCAAATTTCGTCATCCTCAGTTCCGTCGCATTCGGCGCGAGCACGCTCGGCGGCTGGCTCTCGCGCCGTCCGATGCCGATCGTATGGCAGGAGAGGTTCGCCGGTATCATGATGGTCCTCCTCGGCCTCCGGCTCGCCTTTTCAGGGGATGCCCGAGTTGCCCGATAG
- a CDS encoding NAD(P)/FAD-dependent oxidoreductase — MGDHHVVVVGGGFGGLQLVNGLRDAGVKITLVDRRNHHLFQPLLYQVATTILSTSEIAWPIRRLYADRPDVTVLLGEVTDVDSGAKTVSLRSGMTLGYDTLVLATGATHAYFGHDEWEPVAPGLKTLEDATTIRRRVLLAFEKAEMEADPAIRDALLTFTIVGAGPTGVELAGIIAELAHFTLPDEFRNIDTRKTRVVLVEAGPRVLPTFAQELSAYAQKALEKLGVEVLLGKPVTECGADGVQIGETFIPSRTIVWAAGVTASPAARWLDVPADRAGRVVVEKDLSAPGLPDVFVIGDTASVMREDGKPVPGIAPAAKQQGAYVAKVIRARLSGKPAPAPFKYWHQGSLATIGKSAAIIDFGRIKLKGWIAWWIWGLAHIYFLIGTRSRFSVAWSWLWIYLSGQHSARLITQRETMREEG; from the coding sequence ATGGGCGATCATCACGTCGTCGTTGTCGGCGGCGGATTCGGCGGGCTGCAGCTCGTCAACGGGTTGAGAGACGCAGGCGTGAAGATCACGCTCGTCGACCGGCGCAACCACCATCTCTTCCAGCCGCTGCTCTATCAGGTGGCGACGACCATTCTATCCACCTCGGAAATCGCCTGGCCGATTCGCCGCCTCTATGCCGATCGGCCCGACGTGACGGTGCTGCTCGGCGAAGTCACCGATGTCGACAGTGGCGCAAAGACGGTCTCGTTACGCAGCGGCATGACTCTGGGTTACGACACGCTGGTGCTGGCGACCGGGGCGACACATGCCTATTTCGGCCATGACGAATGGGAGCCGGTGGCGCCCGGCCTCAAGACGCTGGAGGACGCGACGACGATCCGCCGGCGGGTGCTGCTCGCCTTCGAGAAGGCGGAGATGGAGGCCGATCCGGCGATACGCGATGCGCTGCTGACCTTCACCATCGTCGGCGCCGGGCCAACCGGGGTCGAGCTTGCCGGCATTATCGCCGAGCTCGCGCATTTCACGCTGCCGGACGAATTCCGCAACATCGATACGCGCAAGACCCGCGTCGTGCTGGTCGAGGCCGGCCCGCGGGTGCTGCCGACCTTCGCCCAGGAGCTTTCGGCTTATGCACAAAAGGCGCTGGAGAAACTCGGGGTCGAGGTCCTCCTCGGCAAGCCGGTGACGGAGTGCGGCGCCGACGGCGTGCAGATCGGGGAGACCTTCATCCCTAGCCGGACGATCGTCTGGGCCGCCGGCGTTACGGCTTCGCCGGCCGCCCGGTGGCTTGACGTGCCGGCCGACCGGGCGGGGCGTGTGGTTGTCGAAAAGGATCTGAGCGCGCCCGGCCTGCCCGATGTCTTCGTCATCGGCGACACGGCCTCCGTGATGCGCGAGGACGGCAAACCGGTGCCGGGTATCGCACCCGCCGCCAAGCAACAGGGCGCTTATGTCGCCAAGGTCATCCGCGCGCGTCTTTCGGGCAAGCCGGCACCGGCGCCCTTCAAATACTGGCACCAGGGCAGTCTGGCGACGATCGGCAAGAGTGCCGCGATCATCGATTTCGGCCGGATCAAGCTCAAAGGCTGGATTGCCTGGTGGATCTGGGGCCTTGCCCATATCTACTTCCTGATCGGCACCCGCTCGCGCTTCTCCGTCGCCTGGAGCTGGCTGTGGATTTATCTGAGCGGCCAGCACAGCGCCCGGCTGATCACTCAGCGGGAGACGATGCGGGAGGAGGGGTAG
- a CDS encoding NAD(P)-dependent alcohol dehydrogenase, with translation MPIARGYAATDASKPLTPFTFERRDPRPDDVVIDIKFAGICHSDIHTVRNEWKNAVYPIVPGHEIAGIVTAIGSAVTKFKVGDRVGVGCFVDSCIGCAERDLDREQYMPGLSGTYNDFEADGKTRTQGGYSDSIVVKEGYVMSIPDNLPLDASAPLLCAGITLYSPLRHWNAGPGKKVAIVGMGGLGHMGVKLGSAMGADITVLSQSLSKKEDGLKLGAKEYYATNDPETFKKLAGTFDLIICTVSAEIDWNAYLGLLKVDGSFVVVGAPENPIPVHAFSIIPGRKSISGSMIGSIKETQEMLDFCGKHNIVSEIEKIDIDQVNEAYERVLKSDVRYRFVIDIASLAA, from the coding sequence CGAGCGCCGCGACCCCAGACCAGATGATGTCGTCATCGACATCAAGTTTGCCGGTATCTGCCATTCAGACATCCACACCGTCCGCAACGAATGGAAGAACGCCGTCTATCCGATCGTGCCCGGCCATGAGATCGCCGGCATCGTCACGGCCATCGGCTCCGCTGTCACCAAGTTCAAGGTCGGCGACCGCGTCGGCGTCGGCTGCTTCGTCGATTCCTGCATCGGCTGCGCCGAGCGCGACCTCGATCGCGAACAGTACATGCCGGGTCTCAGCGGCACCTACAATGACTTCGAAGCCGACGGCAAGACGCGCACCCAGGGCGGTTACTCCGACTCGATCGTCGTCAAGGAGGGCTATGTCATGTCCATCCCCGACAACCTGCCGCTCGACGCCTCCGCGCCGCTGCTCTGCGCCGGCATCACCCTCTATTCGCCGCTGCGCCACTGGAATGCCGGCCCCGGCAAGAAGGTCGCGATCGTCGGCATGGGCGGCCTCGGCCATATGGGCGTAAAACTGGGTTCGGCCATGGGCGCCGATATCACCGTTCTCTCCCAGAGCCTTTCCAAGAAGGAAGACGGGCTGAAGCTCGGCGCCAAGGAATATTACGCCACCAACGACCCGGAAACCTTCAAGAAGCTTGCCGGCACGTTCGATCTGATCATCTGCACCGTCAGCGCCGAGATCGACTGGAACGCCTATCTCGGCCTTCTCAAGGTGGACGGCTCCTTCGTGGTCGTCGGGGCGCCGGAGAATCCGATCCCGGTGCATGCCTTCTCGATTATCCCCGGCCGCAAGAGTATCTCCGGCTCGATGATCGGCTCGATCAAGGAGACCCAGGAAATGCTGGATTTCTGCGGCAAGCACAACATCGTCTCCGAGATCGAGAAGATCGACATCGACCAGGTCAACGAAGCCTATGAACGCGTCCTGAAGAGCGACGTCCGCTACCGCTTCGTCATCGACATCGCCTCGCTGGCGGCCTGA
- a CDS encoding helix-turn-helix domain-containing GNAT family N-acetyltransferase, which produces MSDIALIETARDFNRFYTNFLGLLNKAYLDSPYTLTDARILFEIGSHAGVSATALARDLHLDPAYLSRILKRFRAEGLIDNSADPADLRSQIITITDRGRKEFEELGRRANAQIAARFDTLAASEPQAVVSAMNTIRALLDPAAKPVPAIIRAHRAGDIGWIVESQSRFYTDEYGWDLRFEALIAEVAGKFLANFDPEKEYCWIAERGGVNIGSVLVTNGGDGIAKLRLLYVDKSARGLGLGKLLVEECIRFARHKGYRQLSLWTNDMLDTARAIYVKAGFRLVSEERHRMFGPEANGQTWVLDL; this is translated from the coding sequence ATGTCCGACATCGCCCTCATCGAAACCGCCCGCGACTTCAACCGCTTTTACACGAATTTCCTCGGCCTCCTGAACAAGGCCTATCTCGACTCGCCCTACACACTGACGGATGCCCGCATCCTTTTCGAGATCGGCTCGCATGCGGGCGTCAGCGCCACCGCACTCGCCCGCGACCTGCATCTCGATCCGGCCTATCTCAGCCGCATCCTCAAGCGTTTCCGCGCCGAAGGGCTGATCGATAACAGCGCCGATCCAGCCGATCTGCGCAGCCAGATCATCACTATCACCGACCGGGGACGCAAAGAGTTCGAAGAACTCGGCCGACGCGCCAATGCGCAGATCGCCGCCCGTTTCGACACGCTTGCAGCCAGCGAGCCGCAGGCGGTCGTCTCGGCCATGAACACGATCCGCGCCCTGCTCGACCCGGCGGCAAAGCCCGTGCCGGCGATCATCCGTGCCCATCGCGCCGGCGATATCGGCTGGATCGTCGAGAGCCAGAGCCGCTTCTATACCGACGAATATGGCTGGGACCTGCGCTTCGAGGCGCTGATCGCCGAGGTCGCCGGCAAATTCCTCGCCAATTTCGATCCCGAGAAGGAATATTGCTGGATCGCCGAGCGCGGCGGCGTCAATATCGGCTCGGTCCTCGTCACCAATGGCGGCGACGGCATCGCCAAGCTGCGCCTGCTCTATGTCGACAAATCCGCCCGCGGGCTCGGGCTCGGCAAGCTACTGGTCGAGGAATGCATCCGATTCGCCAGACACAAGGGCTATCGCCAGCTTTCGCTCTGGACGAACGACATGCTGGATACGGCCCGCGCGATCTACGTCAAGGCCGGCTTCCGACTTGTCTCCGAGGAGAGACATCGGATGTTCGGCCCGGAGGCGAACGGGCAGACATGGGTACTCGATCTCTGA
- a CDS encoding TetR/AcrR family transcriptional regulator — translation MTIADLTSDQKTRSRGRPREFDMDAALDAALRVFSERGYHATSISDLAEGMGLASGSIYKAFKDKRGIFVAAFSRYRQLGRRRLEAMIASAETSREKVFQMVMYYTELSHGEAGRKGCLVVGGANDFALLDDETAAHVATAFAADEKLMADLIRIGQADHTIPQTVDPDAAALAFLCFTKGLRVIGKTGRSRQEMVAAAEAAMKLVT, via the coding sequence ATGACCATCGCCGACCTCACATCAGATCAAAAAACCCGCAGCCGTGGCCGTCCGCGGGAGTTCGATATGGACGCGGCCCTGGATGCGGCCCTGCGGGTCTTTTCCGAACGCGGCTATCACGCCACCTCCATCAGCGATCTGGCCGAGGGGATGGGCCTTGCCTCGGGCAGCATCTACAAGGCGTTCAAGGACAAGCGCGGTATCTTTGTCGCCGCTTTTTCCCGTTATCGCCAACTCGGCCGGCGGCGCCTGGAAGCCATGATCGCGTCTGCGGAAACAAGCCGCGAAAAGGTCTTCCAGATGGTGATGTATTATACGGAGCTCTCCCATGGCGAGGCCGGCCGCAAAGGCTGCCTCGTCGTCGGCGGTGCCAATGACTTCGCCCTGCTCGACGATGAAACGGCCGCCCATGTCGCCACTGCCTTTGCCGCTGACGAGAAGCTGATGGCCGATCTCATCCGCATCGGCCAGGCCGACCACACCATCCCGCAGACGGTGGACCCTGATGCCGCCGCCCTCGCCTTTCTCTGCTTTACCAAGGGCTTGCGCGTCATCGGCAAAACAGGACGCAGCAGGCAGGAGATGGTTGCCGCAGCCGAAGCGGCGATGAAGCTCGTGACCTGA
- a CDS encoding aspartate/glutamate racemase family protein yields METIGLIGGMSFESSAVYYRLVNEMVRTRKGGLASAEVIMHSVNFEEIVALQKAGNWDGAARRLADVALRLQIAGANCVLICTNTMHLIAEEVAARISVPLIHIIDETAKSLHAAGRKRPLLLATRYTMEHGFYADRMKNLGIDIMVPNAADRTTVHDIIFNELCAGKVHDRSREKLIDIIDHAVENGADSIILGCTEICLILDPDRLPLPGFDTTAIHARAAVEFVLGAEEDVEEEAA; encoded by the coding sequence ATGGAAACGATCGGCCTGATCGGCGGCATGAGTTTCGAAAGTTCGGCGGTCTATTACCGGCTGGTCAACGAGATGGTGCGCACCCGCAAGGGCGGCCTCGCCTCGGCCGAGGTCATAATGCATTCCGTCAATTTTGAAGAGATCGTCGCGCTTCAGAAGGCCGGCAACTGGGATGGAGCCGCCCGCCGCCTCGCCGACGTGGCCTTGCGCCTGCAGATCGCCGGCGCCAATTGCGTCCTCATCTGCACCAATACCATGCACCTGATCGCCGAGGAAGTCGCGGCAAGGATTTCCGTGCCGCTGATCCACATCATCGACGAAACGGCGAAATCGCTGCATGCCGCCGGCCGCAAGCGCCCGCTGCTGCTTGCCACCCGCTACACGATGGAGCACGGCTTCTACGCCGACCGCATGAAGAACCTTGGCATCGACATCATGGTGCCCAACGCCGCCGACCGCACCACTGTGCACGACATCATCTTCAACGAACTGTGCGCCGGCAAGGTGCATGACCGCTCGCGCGAGAAGCTCATCGATATCATCGACCACGCCGTGGAAAACGGCGCCGACAGTATCATCCTCGGCTGCACCGAGATTTGTCTGATCCTCGATCCCGACCGTCTGCCGCTGCCGGGCTTCGACACCACGGCGATCCATGCCCGGGCTGCGGTCGAATTCGTCCTTGGCGCAGAGGAAGATGTGGAAGAGGAAGCCGCTTGA
- a CDS encoding Lrp/AsnC family transcriptional regulator, with protein sequence MLDDRDRRILDMLQKDAGISVTNLAERVALSVSACSRRIQRLEESGHIARRIVVLDRERMGVPTTVFALVKTAHHSDEWTESFRRIISDIPEIVEAHRLTGNHDYILKIVLPRVEHYDVIYKQIVRKLELFDVSASISMEELKHGMAIPVGYAR encoded by the coding sequence ATGCTGGATGATCGCGACAGACGTATTCTCGATATGCTGCAGAAGGATGCGGGCATCTCCGTAACCAACCTTGCCGAGCGCGTAGCGCTTTCGGTGTCGGCCTGCTCGCGGCGCATCCAGCGGCTGGAGGAAAGCGGCCATATCGCCCGGCGCATCGTCGTGCTCGACCGCGAAAGGATGGGCGTTCCGACGACGGTCTTCGCGCTGGTGAAGACGGCGCATCATTCCGATGAATGGACGGAAAGCTTCCGCCGGATCATCAGCGACATTCCCGAGATCGTCGAGGCCCACCGGTTGACCGGCAATCACGATTACATCCTGAAGATCGTCCTGCCGCGCGTCGAGCACTACGACGTGATCTACAAGCAGATCGTGCGCAAGCTGGAACTCTTCGACGTCTCGGCGTCGATCTCCATGGAAGAATTGAAACATGGAATGGCGATACCCGTGGGTTACGCCCGGTGA